Proteins from a genomic interval of Sinobacterium caligoides:
- a CDS encoding 16S rRNA (uracil(1498)-N(3))-methyltransferase: MNIILLHEDDFISPTCVRLSDHRLTHILKVIRAKEGDTLKVGRLNGKLGSGLIEQLDSDSCQLAVTLEQAPPPATPITLVLALSRPKMMRRIYRMAAEFGLKELYVINSYKTEKSFWQSPVVEADTVHRYLLEGLEQCVDTVLPTVHFKPRFKPFVEDELPAIATGKRALVAHPGDHAPCPIAVKEPMILAIGPEGGFIPYEVDKLVEAGFETVSLGPRILRVENAVSTLTARLYDGACDR, encoded by the coding sequence GTGAATATTATTCTGTTGCACGAAGACGACTTTATCAGCCCGACGTGCGTCCGCCTGAGCGATCACCGGCTCACCCACATCCTCAAGGTGATACGCGCCAAAGAGGGCGACACACTAAAAGTCGGCCGCCTCAACGGCAAGCTCGGCAGCGGCCTCATCGAACAGCTCGACAGCGACAGCTGCCAACTCGCCGTAACATTAGAGCAAGCACCGCCACCCGCGACACCGATCACCCTGGTGCTGGCACTGTCACGGCCGAAGATGATGCGGCGTATCTACCGCATGGCCGCCGAGTTTGGTCTAAAAGAACTCTATGTCATCAACAGCTACAAGACCGAGAAAAGCTTCTGGCAGAGCCCGGTGGTCGAAGCCGACACCGTCCACCGCTATCTGCTGGAGGGCCTAGAGCAGTGTGTCGACACGGTGTTGCCGACGGTGCATTTCAAGCCCCGCTTCAAGCCCTTCGTCGAGGATGAGCTGCCCGCCATCGCCACCGGCAAGCGCGCCCTCGTCGCCCACCCCGGCGACCACGCGCCCTGCCCCATCGCGGTCAAGGAGCCGATGATTCTCGCCATCGGTCCCGAGGGCGGTTTCATCCCCTACGAGGTCGACAAGCTGGTGGAAGCGGGCTTTGAGACCGTCAGCCTAGGCCCACGTATTCTTCGGGTCGAGAATGCCGTCAGCACACTCACCGCCCGACTCTACGACGGTGCCTGCGACCGCTAA
- the ald gene encoding alanine dehydrogenase translates to MLIGVPKEIKNHEYRIGLTPAGVKELVANGHSVMVQVDGGAGVGFSDADYKSAGAEIVATAEEIFERAEMIIKVKEPQPQECKMLRPGQLLFTYLHLAPDPTQTELLIASGATCVAYETVTDARGGLPLLAPMSEVAGRMSIQAGAHQLEKAQGGNGMLLGGVPGVEPAKVLVIGGGVVGVNAARMAMGMGAEVTIVDRSLPRLRQLDDQFEGRIKCIYSTGDAIEQYAMAADLVVGAVLVPGASAPKLVSKALIARMKPGSVVVDVAIDQGGCFETSHATTHQDPTYVIDDVVHYCVANMPGGVARTSTMALTNATLPFAIALANKGAKQALLDDEHLMAGLNVHDGHVTNRPVAEALGYAFVEGASALCTPSVAA, encoded by the coding sequence ATGCTTATAGGTGTCCCAAAAGAGATAAAAAACCATGAGTACCGTATTGGCCTAACACCGGCGGGCGTGAAAGAGCTTGTCGCTAATGGCCATAGCGTCATGGTGCAGGTCGATGGCGGGGCCGGCGTCGGTTTTAGCGATGCTGACTACAAGAGTGCCGGTGCTGAGATCGTCGCGACGGCGGAAGAGATCTTTGAGCGCGCCGAGATGATCATCAAAGTGAAGGAGCCACAGCCGCAAGAGTGCAAGATGTTGCGCCCTGGCCAGCTACTGTTCACCTATCTACACCTTGCCCCGGATCCTACTCAGACTGAGCTACTGATCGCCAGTGGCGCGACTTGTGTCGCCTATGAGACCGTCACCGATGCTCGTGGTGGCCTGCCGTTGTTGGCACCGATGAGTGAAGTGGCCGGCCGTATGTCGATTCAAGCTGGTGCACACCAGCTGGAGAAGGCGCAGGGCGGTAATGGCATGTTGCTCGGCGGCGTACCCGGTGTCGAGCCTGCCAAGGTCTTGGTAATCGGTGGCGGTGTGGTCGGTGTCAATGCTGCACGCATGGCGATGGGCATGGGGGCCGAGGTGACGATCGTCGATCGCTCGCTACCGCGTCTACGCCAGCTGGACGATCAGTTCGAAGGCCGCATCAAGTGCATCTACTCGACCGGTGATGCAATCGAGCAATATGCGATGGCTGCTGACCTCGTGGTCGGTGCGGTATTGGTCCCTGGTGCCTCGGCACCGAAGCTGGTTTCTAAGGCGCTGATTGCCCGCATGAAGCCGGGCTCGGTCGTGGTCGATGTGGCCATCGATCAGGGCGGTTGCTTCGAGACCTCGCATGCCACCACACACCAGGATCCGACCTACGTCATCGACGACGTGGTGCACTACTGTGTCGCCAACATGCCGGGCGGTGTGGCACGTACCTCGACCATGGCGCTGACCAATGCCACCCTACCGTTTGCCATTGCACTGGCTAACAAGGGTGCCAAGCAGGCGCTGCTGGATGACGAGCACCTAATGGCCGGCCTGAACGTACACGACGGTCACGTCACTAATCGACCAGTGGCTGAGGCGCTAGGTTATGCCTTCGTCGAAGGTGCCAGCGCACTCTGCACCCCTTCCGTGGCTGCCTAA
- a CDS encoding Lrp/AsnC ligand binding domain-containing protein, with protein sequence MTTPKMTLSRIDRNILRELQQDGRISYAELARRVGLTTTPCIERVKKLEKAGVIQGYQAILNPEALDAGLVVFVQVRLSRTSQDNFEDFRQAVVRLKEVQECYLVSGNFDYLIKARVADMHAYRELLGETLLTLPFVNESTSYVVMEELKETLSLNLPS encoded by the coding sequence ATGACGACGCCGAAGATGACATTGAGCCGTATCGACCGCAACATCCTCCGTGAACTGCAGCAAGATGGGCGCATCAGCTATGCCGAACTGGCGAGGCGAGTCGGACTGACCACCACCCCCTGTATCGAGCGAGTAAAGAAGCTCGAGAAGGCCGGCGTCATCCAGGGCTATCAGGCGATCCTCAACCCCGAGGCCCTCGATGCCGGTCTCGTGGTGTTCGTACAGGTGCGGCTATCGCGGACGAGCCAAGACAACTTCGAGGATTTCCGCCAGGCGGTAGTGCGCTTAAAAGAGGTACAGGAGTGCTATCTGGTATCCGGCAACTTCGACTATCTAATTAAAGCCCGCGTCGCCGACATGCACGCCTACCGAGAGCTGCTCGGCGAAACACTGCTCACCCTGCCCTTCGTCAATGAGTCGACCAGCTACGTTGTAATGGAAGAGCTGAAAGAGACACTATCGCTGAACTTACCCAGCTAG
- the sat gene encoding sulfate adenylyltransferase: MINPHGSEQLNPLFVYDSEKHAALVAEAETLPSLLLNSAAAANAVMLGAGYFNPLTGYMNLADAKSVAESLHTVDGLFWPVPILNVTDDVSAIAIAGAKRIALRDPNVEGHPVLAVMDVEAIEPVSKQELVAMATEIFGTDDAEHPGVATFTNLGSQVVSGSIEVLNYSYFATDFPDTFRTAVQIRNEIAERGWEKVVAFQTRNPMHRAHEELCRMAQQDLGTDGILVHMLLGKLKKGDIPADVRDDCIRKMVEVYFPENTVMVTGYGFDMLYAGPREAVLHAVFRQNCGCTHFIVGRDHAGVGDYYGGFDAQAIFDEKVPADALAIEIYRADHTAYSKKLDKVVMMKDAPDHSKDDFILLSGTKVRELLGNGIAPPPEFSRPEVAQILMDYYRSTQA; encoded by the coding sequence ATGATCAATCCCCACGGTTCTGAGCAGCTCAATCCGCTGTTTGTCTACGATAGCGAAAAACACGCGGCCCTCGTTGCCGAAGCAGAGACGCTGCCGTCACTGCTATTAAACTCGGCGGCGGCGGCGAATGCCGTCATGCTGGGTGCCGGTTACTTCAATCCGCTCACCGGTTACATGAATCTTGCCGATGCCAAGAGTGTCGCCGAGAGCCTACACACCGTCGACGGTCTGTTCTGGCCTGTGCCGATTCTGAACGTGACCGACGATGTTAGTGCCATTGCCATTGCCGGTGCCAAGCGTATCGCCTTGCGCGACCCGAATGTCGAAGGTCATCCGGTGTTGGCGGTGATGGATGTAGAGGCGATCGAGCCCGTCAGCAAACAGGAGCTGGTGGCGATGGCGACCGAGATCTTCGGTACCGACGATGCCGAACACCCCGGTGTAGCGACCTTTACCAACCTCGGTAGCCAGGTTGTTTCTGGCAGCATCGAGGTGTTGAACTACTCCTACTTCGCCACCGACTTCCCCGACACCTTCCGCACCGCGGTGCAGATTCGCAATGAGATTGCCGAGCGTGGCTGGGAGAAGGTCGTAGCCTTCCAGACCCGTAACCCGATGCACCGCGCCCACGAAGAGTTGTGCCGCATGGCGCAGCAAGACCTGGGCACCGATGGCATCCTCGTACACATGTTGCTGGGTAAGTTGAAGAAGGGCGATATCCCCGCCGATGTCCGCGATGACTGCATTCGCAAGATGGTCGAGGTTTACTTCCCAGAGAACACCGTGATGGTGACGGGCTACGGCTTCGACATGCTCTATGCCGGCCCACGTGAGGCGGTATTGCACGCCGTGTTCCGTCAAAACTGTGGCTGCACCCACTTCATCGTCGGCCGTGACCACGCCGGTGTTGGCGATTACTACGGTGGCTTCGATGCGCAGGCGATCTTCGACGAGAAGGTACCGGCCGATGCTTTGGCGATCGAGATCTACCGCGCCGATCACACCGCCTACTCGAAGAAACTCGACAAGGTGGTGATGATGAAGGATGCGCCGGATCACAGCAAAGATGACTTTATCCTGCTCTCCGGTACCAAGGTACGTGAGCTATTGGGCAACGGCATTGCGCCGCCGCCAGAGTTCTCTCGTCCCGAGGTCGCACAGATCTTGATGGACTACTACCGCAGCACGCAGGCCTAA